A window of the Benincasa hispida cultivar B227 unplaced genomic scaffold, ASM972705v1 Contig297, whole genome shotgun sequence genome harbors these coding sequences:
- the LOC120069247 gene encoding uncharacterized protein LOC120069247: MEECPPVLPPNAPRNVREAYERWTRENEKAQAYILASLNEVLAKNHEPMLTAREIMESLRGMLGQSSAQLRHDALNTKKWMKKKGGKRKAANPVVTAPRGGQPVKADKEKCFHCNRDGHWKRNYPRYLA, encoded by the exons atggaggagtgtcctcccgtTCTGCCTCCTAATgctcctcgaaatgttcgggaagcaTATGAGCGTTGGACAAGGGAAAACGAAAAGGCCCAAGCATATATTTTGGCAAGCCTTAACGAAGTCTTGGCAAAGAatcatgagcccatgctcacagcccgtgagatcatggagtcgcTGAGGGGAATGCTCGGACAATCGTCTGCACAGCTCAGGCATGATGCTCTCAA caccaaaaagtggatgaagaaaaagggTGGAAAGAGAAAGGCTGCTAACCCAGTAGTTACTGCACCAAGGGGTGGACAACCCGTCAAGGCtgacaaagaaaaatgttttcattgcaatcgAGATGGGCACTGGAAAAGGAACTACCCCAGATATTTAGCATAA